A genomic stretch from Colwellia sp. Arc7-635 includes:
- the radC gene encoding DNA repair protein RadC, giving the protein MLKDWPVDEKPREKLLQHGAKSLSDAELLAIFLRTGVKGCHVVDLARNLLRSFGSISQIYQAELNDFCQHHGLGVAKYVQLQACLEMSKRYLGEQMQMGQALTSSLSTQNFLKAELRHETREIFAVLFLNTQHQVIKFERLFHGTINAAAVYPRIVVEAALKNQAGAVILAHNHPSGIAEPSIADNQITSRLEQALALIDIKVLDHIIVAGSYCYSYAEHGRINTL; this is encoded by the coding sequence ATGTTAAAAGACTGGCCTGTCGATGAAAAACCTCGTGAGAAGCTGCTACAACATGGGGCAAAAAGTTTAAGTGATGCAGAATTGTTAGCGATATTTTTACGTACCGGCGTTAAAGGATGTCATGTTGTTGATCTAGCTAGAAATCTATTGAGAAGTTTCGGCAGTATTTCGCAAATATACCAGGCTGAATTAAATGATTTTTGTCAGCATCATGGCTTAGGCGTGGCGAAATATGTGCAATTACAAGCCTGCTTAGAAATGTCTAAGCGTTATTTGGGCGAGCAGATGCAAATGGGGCAAGCGTTAACGTCGTCATTAAGTACTCAAAATTTCTTAAAAGCCGAATTGCGGCACGAAACACGAGAAATTTTCGCCGTACTATTTCTTAACACTCAGCATCAAGTTATAAAGTTCGAACGATTATTTCATGGCACTATCAATGCAGCAGCGGTTTACCCTAGGATTGTTGTTGAAGCGGCACTGAAAAACCAAGCTGGTGCGGTTATTTTAGCTCACAATCATCCCTCGGGCATCGCTGAACCCAGCATTGCTGATAATCAAATCACTTCGCGTTTAGAGCAAGCCCTTGCTTTAATTGATATTAAGGTACTGGACCATATTATTGTTGCGGGCAGTTATTGCTATTCGTATGCTGAGCATGGACGCATTAATACGTTATAA
- the coaBC gene encoding bifunctional phosphopantothenoylcysteine decarboxylase/phosphopantothenate--cysteine ligase CoaBC has translation MQILQGKKILLGISGGIAAYKTPELVRRLKDQGADVRVVMTEGAKAFITPLTLQAVSANAVSDSLLDTQAELAMGHIELAKWADFILIAPATADLIAKITAGLANDLLTTLCLATAAPVAIAPAMNQQMWHNQATQDNIKTLTSRQYTIFGPGAGAQACGDIGLGRMLEVSELVELTCQKFANITEINHNVNKAKEQPLAGQKWLITAGPTREAIDPVRYISNHSSGKMGFAIASAAQSLGAEVTIISGPVNLTTPLHCEKIAVISALDMHQQALIHAPTSDVFVACAAVADYRIANVASEKIKKSKDSMQLNLIKNPDIVADVAALLNKPFTVGFAAETQDVEHYARDKLARKNLDMIAANNVAAEGQGFNSDDNALTVFTANDEKILPLTSKSELAKQLVQHIHQTQQHLLKKNESKGH, from the coding sequence ATGCAGATTCTTCAGGGTAAAAAAATCCTATTGGGTATCAGTGGTGGTATCGCCGCTTATAAAACGCCTGAGCTCGTGCGCCGATTGAAAGATCAAGGTGCAGATGTTCGTGTTGTAATGACGGAGGGCGCTAAAGCTTTTATTACGCCATTAACGTTACAAGCGGTGTCCGCTAATGCGGTATCTGACAGTTTATTAGACACGCAAGCTGAATTAGCGATGGGTCATATTGAATTGGCAAAATGGGCTGATTTTATTTTAATTGCTCCTGCTACGGCCGATCTTATCGCTAAAATTACCGCTGGGTTGGCCAATGACTTATTAACCACGCTGTGTTTAGCGACAGCAGCACCGGTTGCTATTGCGCCCGCGATGAACCAACAAATGTGGCATAACCAAGCAACGCAAGACAATATTAAAACGTTAACCTCAAGGCAGTACACTATATTTGGCCCTGGTGCAGGTGCACAGGCTTGTGGTGACATCGGCCTAGGTCGAATGTTAGAAGTATCTGAATTAGTTGAATTAACCTGTCAGAAATTCGCTAACATCACTGAAATCAATCACAATGTTAACAAAGCTAAAGAACAGCCACTAGCAGGACAAAAGTGGTTAATTACCGCAGGTCCAACACGAGAAGCTATCGATCCCGTGCGTTACATTTCTAACCATAGTTCAGGGAAAATGGGCTTTGCTATTGCTAGTGCCGCACAAAGTCTCGGCGCAGAAGTGACGATAATTTCAGGACCGGTTAATTTAACTACGCCATTACATTGCGAAAAAATTGCCGTTATTAGCGCGTTAGACATGCATCAGCAAGCTTTGATACATGCACCAACTTCAGATGTATTTGTCGCTTGTGCTGCAGTAGCTGACTACCGTATTGCTAATGTAGCGAGTGAAAAAATTAAAAAGTCGAAAGACAGTATGCAACTTAATCTTATTAAGAACCCTGACATAGTTGCGGACGTTGCCGCACTACTGAACAAACCTTTTACGGTCGGTTTTGCTGCTGAAACACAAGATGTTGAACATTATGCGCGTGATAAGCTCGCACGTAAGAACCTCGATATGATTGCCGCTAATAATGTTGCCGCAGAGGGTCAAGGTTTTAATAGCGACGACAACGCCTTAACGGTATTTACCGCCAACGATGAAAAAATTCTCCCGTTGACCAGTAAAAGTGAGCTAGCCAAACAACTCGTGCAACATATTCATCAAACACAGCAGCATTTGTTGAAAAAAAATGAATCTAAGGGACACTGA